One part of the Hydra vulgaris chromosome 01, alternate assembly HydraT2T_AEP genome encodes these proteins:
- the LOC136074625 gene encoding uncharacterized protein LOC136074625 has translation MASSKKTQHLNLVPRKEFKNACILHQGEVAHNNNKLRGFTENELAKVKNACRIRNDFEIINILPDTCPTTLLFHQRCYDNRAEKVNENVGVNNISSSKRRISARKRDRSGKIIADEECCICYCKKTNKDRNGYETLIKCVTESAANVLKENALSKADNPRLMASISGTEWQTIISLELYYHRSCYLKYTRPQKTPFITTEDAIMRLLFDYVKEHVLDNLEIIHTSKLFEFYKENCTDRRKVPDRRTIQDAVVAELGGSVQLWSPKYGYSFLYNDSIEKGKIIEVFLKTIENLEKKNNSKPIEQLIDHVAKEIRSEVLSMKKTYFEWPPNEDELLRVKTEISPLLHQLFAKNLFCVRVSKRGIVKINSLCEDVIYNVTNGHHRCSKHVLLGLSTKRKTGSKELVKWLSKLGHGISYDEVNYLETFLAQNAMQNQIFKSFCPSVLQPSKFVTFVWDNNDINPETLKGTSMHVTNGIVIQLQIIGQVHKNEVNEIISRKRERSFKAIEKELPLYIKHNREEPDYLRKTNALSKDSKLLVVSEKLDFFWTLLYHFSSDIPSWTGFNYLITPKKISEDIHTISYLPAINSSPTKKKKLKPRTLVSPKLTL, from the exons atggCGAGTAGCAAAAAAACACAGCATCTTAATCTAGTTCCtagaaaagaatttaaaaatgcttgCATACTTCATCAAGGAGAAGTTGCccataataataacaaactgcGGGGTTTTACTGAAAATGAGCTTGCAAAAGTTAAGAATGCTTG tcGAATTCGAAATGACTTTGAAATCATAAACATTCTACCTGATACGTGCCCAACAACTCTCTTGTTCCATCAAAGATGTTACGATAA TAGAGCAGAGAAAGTCAACGAGAATGTAGGCGTGAATAATATATCCTCATCTAAGCGCAGAATCTCAGCTCGGAAAAGAGATAGAtcag GAAAAATTATTGCGGATGAAGAATGTTGCATTTGCTATTGCAAAAAGACTAATAAAGATAGGAACGGATATGAAACGCTTATAAAATGCGTAACGGAAAGTGCAGCAAACGTGTTAAAAGAAAACGCTTTAAGTAAAGCTGACAACCCACGACTCATGGCTAGTATATCAGGCACAGAATGGCAAACCATAATTTCCTTAGAGTTATATTATCATCGGTCTTGTTACCTTAAATATACAAGACCCCAAAAAACTCCTTTTATTACAACAGAAGATGCAATTATGCGTTTGCTCTTCGACTATGTGAAAGAACACGTATTAGACAACTTAGAGATTATTCATACAAGTAAGCTATTTGAATTTTACAAAGAAAACTGCACAGATAGAAGAAAGGTTCCAGATAGAAGGACTATACAGGATGCTGTAGTTGCAGAATTAGGCGGGTCTGTTCAGTTGTGGTCACCAAAATACGGCTATTCTTTCTTATATAACGATAGTATTGAGAAGGGAAAAAtcattgaagtttttttaaaaacaattgagaatctagaaaaaaagaataattcaaAACCGATTGAACAGCTTATCGATCATGTCGCAAAAGAGATTCGCAGCGAGGTTTTGTCTatgaaaaaaacatactttGAATGGCCTCCTAATGAAGACGAATTACTAAGAGTTAAAACTGAAATTTCACCTCTTCTGcatcaactttttgcaaaaaatttattttgtgttagAGTTAGTAAAAGAGGAATTGTCAAAATAAACTCTCTTTGTGAAGATGTTATTTATAACGTAACAAACGGCCATCATCGATGCTCTAAACACGTGTTATTAGGGTTAAGTACCAAACGAAAAACTGGATCAAAAGAGTTAGTGAAATGGCTAAGTAAATTAGGACATGGAATTTCCTATGATGaagtaaattatttagaaacatTTCTTGCACAAAATGCAAtgcaaaatcaaatttttaaaagtttttgtccTTCTGTTCTCCAGCCCTCAAAATTTGTGACCTTTGTTTGGGACAACAACGACATAAATCCTGAAACTTTAAAAGGAACTTCTATGCACGTCACAAATGGTATTGTCATTCAGTTACAAATTATTGGTCAAGTACACAAAAACGAGGTTAACGAAataatttcaagaaaaagagaaagatcttttaaagcaattgaGAAAGAGTTGCCTCTGTACATAAAGCATAATCGAGAAGAACCAGATTACCTACGTAAAACAAACGCGTTATCAAAAGACAGTAAGTTACTGGTAGTTTCAGAGAAGCTGGATTTCTTTTGGACCTTACTATATCATTTTTCTAGTGATATCCCAAGCTGGACTGGGTTTAACTATCTAATTACACCTAAAAAGATATCAGAAGACATCCACACTATTAGCTATCTTCCTGCTATTAACTCATcgcctacaaaaaaaaaaaagctaaagccGAGAACCTTGGTCTCTCCGAAACTGACGTTGTAA